The genomic segment TCGCGAGGATCGCGCACGGAACCACGCTTTCCCTCGTCCGGCAGGAGTTCGTGGACGCCGCGCGCGCGGTCGGCGCCGGCGCCTGGAGGATCGTCGTGGGCCACATCCTCCGAAACATTTTGGGCGAGCTCGTGGTCCTCGGCGGCCTGCTGGCTGCCGCCGCAATCCGGATCGAGGCCAGCCTCAGCTTCATCGGCTTGGGAGTCTCCCCGCCCACGCCGACGTGGGGCAACATGATCCGGGAGGGCACCCCCTACCTCATCGACGCGCCGTGGCTGTCCATCGCGCCCGGGGTCGCGATCCTGCTGGCCGTCCTCGCCTTCAACTTGGTCGGCGACGCGCTCCGCGACGTCATCGATCCCCGGCTGCGGGTCTGAGAGGAGATCCGTGTGGAAGCGCTCAAGGCACGCATCAGGCGCGACGGCCGCAACCTCGGAGGGGGCATCCTCAAGGTCGACGGATTCATCAACCACCAGATCGATCCGCTGCTGATGAACGACTGCGGCCGCGAACTGGCCCGCCGCTTCGAGCGGGCCGGGGCGACGAAGGTGCTCACCGCGGAGATCTCGGGGATCGCCCCCGCGCTCAGCACGGCCATGCACCTCGGGGTGCCGGTGATCTACGCGCGGAAGACCCGACCGATCACGATGCCCGATCAGGTCCTGTTGACCGTCGCGCCGTCGCACACGAAGGGACAGGCGGTCGAGCTGATCGTCTCCCCCGAGTACCTGGCCTCCGGGGACCGGGTCGTGATCGTTGACGACTTCCTCGCGACCGGGCTCACGATCCTCGCCCTAGCCCGCCTGGCCCACGCCGCTGAAGCCACGCTCGTCGGCATCGGCGTGGTCATCGAAAAGGCCTTCGAGGGCGGACGCACGGCGCTCCGTTCGCTCGGGGTCCCGATAGAGGCGCTGGCGATTGTCACCGATATGCGCGACGGAAAAATCGACATCGGGTAGCGATCCCGGCCTAGACGTAGGAGATGTCCGCCAGGAGGCGCTGCGGGTCGAGCACGACCAGCCGGCCGTGGCGCCGGGTCACCGTGCCGCTCCGCTCGTAGTACCGGAGCCACTTGTTGATGCTCTCTCGGGTGACCCCCACCATGCTGGCGAGCTCCGACTGAGTCAATCGAGGGCACACAAGCGCGCCGCCCGGCTCCGTCTCACGCTCCCCCCGCCCGAGTTCCAGGAGCACGCGCGCGAGCCGGCCCCGCACGTCGAAGAACGCCGCGTCGTGGACGAGCAGGTTGGTATGTCTCAACCGCTGGCTCAAGACCACCAGCAGGCTCATCGCCACCTGCGGCTGATCCAGCACGAAGGTGAGGAAATCCTCGCGGGACACGACGAGGAGTTCGGAGTCTTCGGTGACCACCGCGTCCGTCGAGCGCGGTTCCCCGTCGATCAAGGCCAGCTCCCCGAAGACATCCCCGGGGCCGAGCAGGACCAAGGTCCGCTCTTTGCCGTCGGGGGAACTCTTGGAGATCTTCACGCGGCCCTTCACGATCATGTACCAGGCCGTGCCCGCATCGCCTTCATTAAAGATCACGCGATCCTTCCCATGCCGTTGCGGGCGGGCGAGGCCGGCCAGACGGGTGAGCTGTTCCATGGAGAGTTGGGCGAACAGCGGGTTCCGCTTGAAGACGAGGACGCTCGACATTTCCGGCCCCCTCTGGGATCTTCCCCTAGAATACACTCAGGGGGCGGGGCTGTGAACAACTACCCGAGCTCCTCCCCCGAGGAATGTGTCTTCCCACGTCAAAGTTACTCCCGCATCTATGGGGAGGTACTCGTTCGACAACGTATGGGAGAACGCACGCCAGCGACTTCGGGGCATCGAGGCGCGATTTGATCCCAACACCATTCGACATCTTGAGACACTCGGCGTGGGGGATGGGTGGCACTGCCTGGAGATCGGGGGCGGAGGCGGCTCCATCGCCGAATGGCTGTGCCAGCGCGTCGGGCGGACCGGGCACGTCGTCGCGACTGATCTAGACACGCGCTTTCTTAAAGCCCTCGATTACGCCAATCTCGAGGCGCTCCGGCATAATATCGTCACGGACGACCTTCCTGAGGGTGCGTTTGACCTGATTCACGAGCGCATGGTGCTGTCCCATCTTCCTGAGCGGGATACGGCTTTACGGCGAATGGTGTCCGCGCTTAAGCCTGGGGGATGGCTCTTGTGTGAAGAATTGGATAACGTTTCGGTGGCACCGGCATCTCCACCAGACGCTGCCAGCCGCGAGCTCTACGTGAAGATGGAGAACGCTGTTGAACAGGTGATGACTGCCCGAGGTCACGTGTACGACTTCGGTCGGCGCTTGTATGGCCTCTTCCACGCGCGCGGGCTGACTGCCCTGCAGGGCGAGGGCCACGTTGCCTTGCGGTACGCGGGCGCAAGAGCTGAGGTTGCACGGTTGACGGTTGATCAATTGCGAGGAGATATCATCAACGCAGGGTACGCGACCGCAGGTGAGATCGAGGCGTACTTCGCGCTTCTAAAGGATCCCTCATTCTTTGCGGTGGGAGCCACGCTCTTTACAGTATGGGGACGCCGATGTTCTACCGTCGGTGACACGTGAGATCATGCGGCATTTCTAGTGAGGAGGCGGGTTGGATTCCTTCGCATATCGATGCGCAGGGCGAAACGTGGTTCGGACAGACCTCACAGGTGCGAACGACACAAACGTGTCCATGAATGCGCCGGTCGTCCCATTGAATCGCAACACTCCGTTCGTTTCGGCACTGGCGTCGCAGACATACAGATTCCGATCGGGCCCAAAGACGAGGCCAATGGGGTAGTGGAGGCCTCCCCGCCCATACGGGACAAAGGTGTCGATGAACGCGCCCGTCCGGCCATTGTAGCGACGCACCCCGAGCGTCTCACCGCCCACGTAGAGGTTCCCGTCGGGCCCAAAGGTCGAGCTCCAGGGTCTAGGCGCATTCAGGCCCCAGGGGATGAAGCGATCCATGAACGCACCAGTCCGCCCGTTGTAGCGGAACACGGCGGAGAGGCCGGTCACGTAGAGGTTTCCATCCCTCCCGAACATCATATCGGTTGGACCCTCCAGCCCGCCGCGGCGAGCCGGGATGAACGCATCGATGAACGCGCCGGTCCGTCCGCTGTACCGTAGCACGCTCGCGCTTGGGCCGCCTGCGCTGACGTAGAGATTCCTGTCCGGGCCAAACGTCACGGCC from the bacterium genome contains:
- a CDS encoding Crp/Fnr family transcriptional regulator, which produces MSSVLVFKRNPLFAQLSMEQLTRLAGLARPQRHGKDRVIFNEGDAGTAWYMIVKGRVKISKSSPDGKERTLVLLGPGDVFGELALIDGEPRSTDAVVTEDSELLVVSREDFLTFVLDQPQVAMSLLVVLSQRLRHTNLLVHDAAFFDVRGRLARVLLELGRGERETEPGGALVCPRLTQSELASMVGVTRESINKWLRYYERSGTVTRRHGRLVVLDPQRLLADISYV
- a CDS encoding methyltransferase; protein product: MGRYSFDNVWENARQRLRGIEARFDPNTIRHLETLGVGDGWHCLEIGGGGGSIAEWLCQRVGRTGHVVATDLDTRFLKALDYANLEALRHNIVTDDLPEGAFDLIHERMVLSHLPERDTALRRMVSALKPGGWLLCEELDNVSVAPASPPDAASRELYVKMENAVEQVMTARGHVYDFGRRLYGLFHARGLTALQGEGHVALRYAGARAEVARLTVDQLRGDIINAGYATAGEIEAYFALLKDPSFFAVGATLFTVWGRRCSTVGDT
- the xpt gene encoding xanthine phosphoribosyltransferase produces the protein MEALKARIRRDGRNLGGGILKVDGFINHQIDPLLMNDCGRELARRFERAGATKVLTAEISGIAPALSTAMHLGVPVIYARKTRPITMPDQVLLTVAPSHTKGQAVELIVSPEYLASGDRVVIVDDFLATGLTILALARLAHAAEATLVGIGVVIEKAFEGGRTALRSLGVPIEALAIVTDMRDGKIDIG